From one Butyricimonas faecihominis genomic stretch:
- a CDS encoding DUF4843 domain-containing protein produces the protein MKIYIFLLVVVLSFLGCEKEMMDYEGKDGVYFSVQEAPPSLYGDPEIWAHMDTTLIPFSLLLENDSTVRLKVRVMGDVVNYDRYFTVSVVDSLTTALVNEDYAPLEERYMIAAGERDGFVEFTGFRQAKMLDSTYYVTLQLMENEYFSLPMDVWRPLELKDYTKEIQNVVRHVVGLSDEVFMPKAWTVNYFGSYSKKKVKLLCEMFGLKMADFDNVIEMDMERQRTYAQGLDKYLKEMEAKGQTVYEDEKDKDGNPVKMAVGPLI, from the coding sequence ATGAAAATATATATATTTCTATTAGTTGTCGTTTTGTCATTTCTTGGATGTGAGAAAGAAATGATGGATTACGAGGGGAAAGATGGGGTTTATTTTTCGGTACAGGAAGCCCCACCCAGTTTATATGGTGACCCGGAAATTTGGGCTCATATGGACACGACATTGATTCCCTTTTCCCTGTTATTAGAGAATGATAGCACGGTGAGATTGAAAGTCCGGGTGATGGGGGATGTCGTGAATTATGACCGCTATTTTACCGTGTCGGTCGTCGATTCGTTGACCACCGCATTAGTGAACGAGGATTACGCTCCCTTGGAGGAACGCTACATGATTGCCGCCGGGGAACGTGACGGATTCGTGGAATTCACGGGATTCCGTCAGGCAAAAATGTTGGATTCCACGTATTACGTGACCTTACAGTTGATGGAAAACGAGTATTTCTCGTTACCGATGGATGTGTGGAGACCCTTGGAACTTAAAGATTACACGAAAGAGATACAGAACGTGGTCCGTCACGTGGTGGGACTTTCAGATGAGGTTTTCATGCCGAAGGCGTGGACGGTGAATTATTTTGGCTCCTACTCTAAAAAGAAAGTCAAATTACTGTGCGAGATGTTCGGTTTGAAGATGGCTGATTTTGATAACGTAATCGAAATGGATATGGAAAGACAGCGCACGTATGCTCAAGGGTTGGATAAATACTTGAAGGAGATGGAGGCGAAGGGGCAGACCGTTTACGAGGACGAGAAGGACAAGGATGGTAATCCGGTGAAAATGGCCGTGGGACCTTTAATTTAG
- a CDS encoding RagB/SusD family nutrient uptake outer membrane protein yields MIRKLKLLVCVVLGALTLSCSDWLKVSSEDRIMENDLFRTPRGFMTALNGIYIDLLNSSMYGKTLTWGMTDILAQYYTCREKDHSYKSLADFDNVTRNNAVSGCWNRSYALLNNVNTILEHCESDRNVLDDTYYHMIKGEALALRALLHFELFRIFGPSYSKDKEKECIPYALTSETKVNPLLPAREIARLIMEDLKNAEESLTGYDPVIETGAVWGDDPEGGVNDMRYRSMRLNYYAVQALMARVALYCGEKEVAWEYAEKMIRGIHEEHKWFPFVTREEVVTTDKEDRIFQSEILFGLYNLKRKESVYEVGFGANLKQGSVLRIDKDIMQNIYDGDDNDFRLAYWFAEMVDPDNNSYLHVIKYKDVDDIDTKTKISKGYRYIMPVLRVSEVYLIAAECCPDPKEGRNYLNAVRTARNVKNIQDDADLTASIEQEYKREFVGEGQLFWLYKRKGKTEIASGEKQGNVVSMEERFYLFDLPQSEQDYRKENDLGK; encoded by the coding sequence ATGATACGAAAATTGAAATTATTAGTGTGTGTGGTGCTTGGCGCCCTCACGTTGTCTTGCTCCGATTGGTTGAAAGTCAGTTCGGAGGACCGGATCATGGAGAACGATCTTTTCCGTACTCCCCGGGGATTCATGACGGCGTTGAATGGTATTTATATAGATTTGTTGAATTCAAGTATGTACGGGAAAACTCTGACATGGGGAATGACTGATATTTTGGCACAATACTATACCTGCCGGGAGAAGGACCATAGTTATAAATCTTTGGCAGATTTTGATAACGTGACCCGGAATAATGCCGTGAGTGGTTGTTGGAATCGGTCGTATGCCCTTTTGAATAACGTCAATACGATATTGGAGCATTGCGAATCCGACCGGAATGTGCTGGATGATACCTATTATCACATGATCAAAGGGGAGGCTCTGGCCTTACGTGCTTTGTTACATTTCGAACTGTTCCGTATATTCGGTCCCAGTTATAGCAAGGACAAGGAAAAAGAGTGTATCCCTTACGCTTTGACTTCCGAGACAAAGGTAAATCCCTTGCTACCGGCAAGGGAAATTGCCCGGCTGATCATGGAAGATTTGAAAAATGCGGAGGAGTCGTTGACCGGGTATGACCCCGTGATTGAAACAGGAGCAGTGTGGGGTGATGATCCGGAAGGGGGCGTGAATGACATGCGTTATCGCTCCATGCGTCTGAATTACTATGCCGTTCAGGCTTTGATGGCCCGTGTGGCTCTCTATTGTGGGGAAAAGGAGGTCGCTTGGGAGTACGCGGAGAAAATGATTCGCGGGATACACGAGGAACATAAATGGTTCCCCTTCGTGACCCGGGAAGAAGTGGTGACGACAGATAAAGAAGATCGTATTTTCCAAAGTGAAATCTTGTTTGGCCTGTATAACCTGAAAAGAAAGGAGAGCGTTTACGAGGTCGGTTTCGGGGCAAACTTGAAACAGGGGAGCGTGTTACGTATTGATAAGGATATTATGCAGAATATATACGATGGGGATGACAATGATTTCCGGCTTGCATACTGGTTCGCGGAAATGGTTGATCCGGATAATAACTCGTATCTCCACGTGATCAAGTACAAGGATGTGGATGATATTGACACGAAAACGAAAATTAGCAAAGGCTATCGTTACATCATGCCTGTACTCCGGGTGTCCGAAGTGTATCTTATCGCGGCCGAGTGCTGTCCGGACCCGAAAGAGGGACGGAATTATCTGAATGCGGTGAGAACGGCACGTAACGTGAAAAACATTCAGGATGATGCCGATCTGACTGCGAGTATCGAGCAAGAGTACAAGCGGGAGTTTGTGGGTGAAGGACAGTTATTCTGGCTTTATAAACGCAAGGGGAAAACCGAGATTGCATCCGGCGAGAAACAGGGAAACGTTGTTTCCATGGAAGAACGCTTTTACTTGTTTGACCTGCCACAGTCGGAACAGGATTATAGAAAAGAAAATGATCTTGGTAAATAA
- a CDS encoding SusC/RagA family TonB-linked outer membrane protein, producing MKKTYDRKFFRQKLLSEKKTVTAVSRLLIILLLGFPLLTRAGTSGSSRGEIDPLSGTSTRQDSVVATGKPGNQKLGFYEGEVMDTEGNPLPGVTVLLKGTQTGTSTDTHGAFRFPATKAGKTMLVFSFIGMKPVEKDVIPGKKVIVTMEEEVEGLEEVIITGIYSRDKNSYTGSASTYSAKELKMVGAQNIIQSLKTLDPAMMVLENKQWGSDPNRMPKIEIRGKTSVVGLQTEFENDPNQPLFILDGVETTLETIINLNMDRVASVTILKDAASTAIYGSKAANGVIVVETKSPESGQLRLSYSGNYGISFADLSDYNLMNASEKLEYELLAGRYSPMEGYDGFVDKLQKMQDYYSRLKEVLRGVDTYWLSEPLRTVFNHSHNLYIDGGDQAMRYGLGISYNNRDGVMKKSNRDGMGVNIDLIYRKKGLLFSNKASMDLSNSDREPVAFSEFSRANPYYRKRQENGTIPMYLERKTGLYGEDMLNPLYVWNIENTNTTKDLALRDNFTMEWTTFDALRLRARLGISKSISKTEAFKSPNHTDFLETEKLKKGSFSFNQHESFSYNGDLNIIFGKIFKNVHQVNFVGGWSFSESRSEASGYSVVGFNDDFHKNPAYSTGFRENQKPTYSKDRRRSTSFFMNLNYSYDNRYLMDFNLRADGTSVFGSNKLFSTTWAVGLAWNVHNEEFIKKLGWINNLKIRGSIGNPGNENFDAYISQKTYVYNVELQNMFGASALIQKYGNKNLEWQRTVDKNIGVDLSVLNNRIRVTFDYYFKDTDPLLVSIGMPPSAAATSLYTNMGRQISRGWTGTLNYVFLRKKDLSCSVNMNARANHSEYRDIGDKLDYLNKVGSSTALNRYYEGGSPDDLWAVPSLGIDPATGREVFLKKDGTQTFLYSASDEVIVGSSVPDVEGIVGMSFYYKKLSASFSFRYSLGKETMASALYDKVENITQDNIGRNQDKRALYDRWKKPGDKAKFKAIDDYSSTPMSSRFVVTENTFSGESISIGYDMDAAWLRVAGIQGMNFRVYMNDIFRISSFKEERGLDYPFARSVSFSLGVRF from the coding sequence ATGAAAAAAACTTATGACAGGAAATTTTTTCGGCAAAAATTGCTATCGGAAAAAAAGACCGTCACCGCGGTTTCCCGCTTACTTATCATTTTATTGCTGGGCTTTCCCTTGTTGACAAGAGCCGGGACGAGTGGTTCAAGCCGGGGAGAGATCGATCCTTTATCGGGAACTTCCACACGGCAAGATTCGGTTGTTGCGACAGGGAAACCGGGAAATCAGAAACTAGGGTTTTACGAGGGAGAAGTCATGGACACGGAGGGGAATCCGTTACCCGGAGTGACCGTTTTGTTGAAAGGGACCCAAACGGGTACTTCCACGGACACGCACGGAGCATTCCGTTTCCCGGCAACAAAGGCGGGGAAAACCATGCTGGTCTTCTCGTTTATCGGGATGAAACCGGTGGAAAAGGACGTGATTCCGGGAAAGAAAGTGATCGTCACGATGGAAGAGGAAGTAGAAGGTCTTGAGGAAGTGATCATCACGGGTATCTACTCCCGGGATAAGAATAGTTACACGGGGTCGGCATCCACCTATTCCGCCAAGGAGTTGAAAATGGTTGGTGCTCAGAATATCATCCAGAGTTTGAAAACGCTGGACCCGGCCATGATGGTCTTGGAGAACAAACAATGGGGATCAGACCCGAATCGTATGCCCAAAATTGAAATCCGGGGAAAGACGAGCGTGGTCGGATTGCAGACAGAGTTTGAGAACGACCCCAATCAGCCCTTGTTTATCTTGGATGGTGTGGAGACCACGCTGGAAACCATCATTAACCTAAATATGGATCGGGTGGCAAGCGTGACGATCTTGAAAGATGCAGCGTCCACGGCTATCTACGGATCGAAGGCGGCTAATGGGGTGATTGTCGTGGAAACGAAATCACCGGAGTCAGGCCAGTTACGGCTGTCATACAGTGGGAATTACGGGATCTCGTTTGCCGATTTGTCGGATTACAATTTAATGAACGCTTCCGAAAAACTGGAATACGAGTTATTAGCCGGGCGTTATTCTCCCATGGAAGGATATGACGGTTTTGTTGATAAACTTCAGAAAATGCAGGATTATTATTCCCGGTTAAAAGAAGTGCTGAGAGGGGTGGACACTTATTGGTTAAGCGAACCGTTACGAACCGTCTTCAATCATTCTCATAACTTGTACATTGACGGAGGTGACCAAGCCATGCGTTACGGTTTGGGTATCAGCTACAATAACCGTGATGGTGTGATGAAAAAGTCCAACCGTGACGGTATGGGAGTGAACATTGACTTGATTTACCGTAAAAAAGGTTTACTCTTCTCGAACAAGGCGAGCATGGATCTCTCTAATTCTGACCGGGAGCCGGTGGCATTCTCCGAGTTTTCAAGAGCAAACCCGTATTACCGGAAAAGACAGGAAAACGGTACAATTCCCATGTATTTGGAGAGAAAGACAGGGTTGTACGGGGAGGATATGCTGAATCCCTTGTACGTGTGGAACATTGAAAACACGAATACAACCAAGGATCTCGCGTTGAGGGACAATTTCACGATGGAATGGACTACCTTCGATGCCCTGAGACTCCGGGCTCGGTTGGGAATATCCAAGAGCATCTCGAAAACAGAAGCATTCAAGTCCCCGAATCACACGGATTTTTTGGAGACGGAGAAATTAAAAAAGGGTTCTTTCTCGTTTAATCAGCATGAAAGCTTCTCGTACAATGGTGATTTGAACATTATCTTTGGTAAAATATTTAAGAATGTTCATCAAGTAAACTTTGTTGGAGGATGGTCTTTCAGTGAATCTCGCTCGGAAGCATCCGGTTACAGCGTGGTTGGGTTTAACGATGACTTCCACAAGAATCCTGCCTATTCCACGGGTTTCCGGGAAAATCAAAAGCCTACTTACTCGAAAGACCGTCGGCGTTCCACCAGTTTTTTCATGAACTTGAACTACTCGTATGACAATCGTTATCTGATGGACTTCAACCTGCGAGCTGACGGGACGTCCGTTTTCGGCAGTAACAAACTTTTCTCCACGACGTGGGCTGTCGGTTTGGCATGGAATGTTCATAACGAGGAATTTATAAAGAAATTGGGGTGGATCAACAATTTGAAGATCCGGGGATCAATCGGTAATCCCGGAAACGAAAACTTCGATGCCTACATATCACAAAAGACCTACGTGTATAATGTCGAGTTGCAAAATATGTTCGGGGCGAGTGCGTTGATTCAGAAGTACGGGAATAAAAATTTGGAATGGCAGCGAACCGTGGATAAAAACATCGGTGTCGACCTGTCTGTTTTGAACAACCGAATTCGTGTGACTTTTGACTATTATTTCAAAGACACGGACCCTTTGCTGGTTTCCATCGGAATGCCTCCTTCTGCTGCGGCGACGAGCTTGTACACGAACATGGGAAGGCAAATTTCTAGGGGATGGACGGGGACATTGAATTATGTCTTTCTGCGGAAAAAGGATTTGTCTTGTAGCGTAAACATGAACGCACGGGCGAATCATTCGGAATATCGTGACATCGGGGATAAATTGGATTACTTGAACAAGGTGGGGAGTTCTACTGCCTTGAACCGTTATTACGAGGGAGGCAGCCCCGACGATCTATGGGCAGTTCCTTCTTTGGGAATCGATCCGGCTACCGGGCGTGAAGTCTTCTTGAAAAAGGATGGAACGCAAACTTTCTTGTATTCCGCATCCGATGAGGTGATCGTGGGATCGTCCGTTCCGGATGTAGAGGGAATTGTTGGAATGTCATTCTATTACAAGAAGTTGTCTGCCTCTTTCAGTTTCCGTTATAGCTTGGGCAAAGAAACCATGGCCTCGGCATTGTATGATAAAGTGGAGAATATCACCCAAGACAATATCGGTAGGAATCAAGACAAACGAGCTTTGTACGACCGTTGGAAGAAACCGGGAGATAAGGCAAAATTCAAGGCGATAGATGATTATTCTTCCACGCCGATGTCTTCCCGTTTCGTGGTGACGGAGAACACTTTTTCCGGTGAATCCATTTCAATCGGTTACGATATGGATGCTGCATGGTTGCGGGTAGCGGGAATTCAGGGAATGAATTTCCGGGTTTACATGAATGATATTTTCCGGATCTCTTCTTTTAAAGAGGAGCGGGGTCTGGATTATCCTTTTGCCCGTTCGGTAAGTTTTTCCTTAGGTGTAAGATTTTAA
- a CDS encoding Fic family protein, whose translation MFRYVRSIVGQDPTVTLQLKEVLIIIGDNTYSAKEIMEFMGLRDKSNFLKNYLYS comes from the coding sequence GTGTTCCGTTATGTTCGGAGCATTGTTGGGCAAGACCCCACAGTTACCCTACAGTTAAAAGAAGTTTTGATAATAATCGGTGACAATACATATTCGGCTAAAGAAATCATGGAGTTTATGGGGTTGAGAGATAAAAGTAATTTTTTGAAAAATTATCTTTATTCTTAA
- the cobS gene encoding adenosylcobinamide-GDP ribazoletransferase yields the protein MRSLLAAIMMFTRLPLWRIVNVDKRYFTDVIKYWPLVGFLTGTVTGGVLWLAAQIVPLEVACILAIIARILLTGALHEDGLADFFDGFGGGTSKEKILAIMKDSHIGCYGTIGLVLYFILYYSLLSSFDPAMIFPIVIAADCFSKLCAAVMVNTLPYVRKEEESKIKLVYSKVRTFIFVIVGLITLIPFFFLKDASFCFAMIPAILTAIGLRFFLKIKIGGYTGDCCGASVLIIEQVFYLSVLVIWCRHQFLF from the coding sequence ATGCGTTCTCTTTTGGCAGCAATCATGATGTTTACTCGACTACCTTTGTGGCGGATTGTCAACGTGGACAAGCGTTATTTCACGGATGTCATTAAATACTGGCCTTTGGTCGGTTTTTTGACGGGGACCGTGACGGGGGGCGTTTTATGGCTGGCGGCACAGATTGTACCTTTGGAGGTGGCGTGTATTTTGGCGATTATTGCCCGAATCCTGTTGACCGGGGCGTTGCACGAGGACGGGTTGGCAGACTTTTTTGACGGGTTTGGTGGAGGAACTTCTAAAGAGAAGATTCTAGCTATCATGAAAGATTCGCATATCGGGTGTTACGGGACCATCGGTTTGGTACTCTACTTTATTCTCTATTATTCCTTGTTGTCCAGTTTCGACCCGGCCATGATTTTCCCGATCGTGATTGCGGCAGATTGTTTTTCCAAACTCTGTGCGGCCGTGATGGTAAATACGTTACCTTATGTCCGGAAAGAGGAAGAAAGTAAAATAAAACTTGTTTACAGCAAGGTACGCACGTTTATATTCGTGATCGTGGGATTAATCACGTTGATCCCCTTCTTCTTCCTGAAAGATGCGAGTTTCTGTTTCGCAATGATCCCCGCCATATTGACTGCCATCGGCTTACGTTTCTTCTTAAAAATCAAGATCGGGGGGTACACGGGAGATTGTTGCGGTGCATCCGTGTTAATCATCGAACAGGTCTTTTATCTGAGTGTGTTAGTTATTTGGTGTCGCCATCAATTTTTGTTTTAG
- a CDS encoding endonuclease domain-containing protein: MINPKITHNAKYQQETRRELRLHGTPAEAALWTLLKGRQVNNLRWRRQFSIETYILDFYCPTARLCIELDGASHFTSDGEYNDERRTESLWQKYGIRTLRFENKLVFEQPENILETIRIALAEGIQQTPPSATLPPPL, encoded by the coding sequence ATGATAAATCCCAAGATCACCCATAACGCCAAGTATCAACAAGAAACCCGTAGAGAACTACGTCTGCACGGTACACCAGCGGAAGCGGCCCTTTGGACACTCCTCAAGGGACGACAAGTAAATAATTTAAGGTGGCGTAGGCAATTTAGTATTGAAACATATATTCTCGATTTCTATTGTCCGACAGCCCGACTTTGTATTGAATTAGACGGGGCAAGCCATTTTACTTCCGATGGCGAATATAATGATGAACGCCGGACGGAATCTCTTTGGCAAAAATATGGAATCCGTACTCTCCGTTTTGAAAACAAGCTAGTTTTTGAACAACCGGAAAATATACTCGAAACGATAAGGATAGCATTGGCTGAAGGAATACAACAAACTCCTCCGTCAGCTACGCTGCCACCTCCTCTATAA